From one Actinomyces sp. Marseille-P3109 genomic stretch:
- the dxr gene encoding 1-deoxy-D-xylulose-5-phosphate reductoisomerase, which translates to MTGHASSRSCSPQSLQRLVLLGSTGSIGTQTLEVLTRLGQTAPRVVALAAGGSRLELLARQAVAWEVPVLAVTGGGENLAGHLRQALSTAAAETGRPDPVTTILAGPDAATTAVEAAQLGSGDTVVNGITGSVGLLPTLTALRSGARLALANKESLVVGGALVRQSLTRPGQVVPVDSEHSAIAQALASGRHEKGLTSPVISGRSEVRRLVLTASGGPFRGRSRETLTGISAAAALNHPTWDMGPVVTINSSTLINKGLELIEAHLLFDVAPEQIDVVVHPQSIIHSMVEFTDGATIAQASPPDMRLPIALGLTWPERADLSGLVVPNDWREPVSWTFEPLDGEAFPAVDLARSAVAASATHPAVLNAANEQAVAAFLGGGLEWLDIVAIDAAVVGEHEGLSSPSLDDVLAVETWARTRADELIAARNGGTHS; encoded by the coding sequence ATGACCGGCCACGCATCGTCACGTTCCTGTTCCCCTCAGTCCCTCCAGCGACTGGTCCTGCTCGGATCCACCGGGTCGATCGGCACCCAGACCCTCGAGGTCCTCACCCGCCTGGGCCAAACCGCTCCGCGAGTGGTCGCCCTGGCCGCCGGCGGAAGCCGCCTGGAGCTCCTGGCCCGCCAGGCCGTCGCCTGGGAGGTCCCCGTCCTGGCCGTCACCGGTGGGGGAGAGAACCTCGCCGGTCACCTGCGCCAGGCCCTGTCGACTGCGGCCGCCGAGACCGGTCGCCCTGACCCGGTCACCACGATTCTCGCCGGCCCCGACGCCGCCACCACGGCGGTCGAGGCCGCACAGCTCGGGTCCGGTGACACGGTCGTCAACGGCATCACGGGCTCCGTGGGCCTGCTGCCCACGCTGACGGCCCTGCGCAGCGGAGCCCGCCTGGCCCTGGCCAACAAGGAGTCCCTCGTCGTCGGAGGCGCCCTGGTCCGCCAGTCACTCACCCGGCCCGGCCAGGTGGTGCCCGTGGACTCCGAGCACTCCGCCATCGCCCAGGCCCTGGCCAGCGGCCGCCACGAGAAGGGCCTGACCAGTCCCGTCATCAGCGGGCGCAGCGAGGTGCGCCGGCTGGTCCTGACCGCTTCCGGTGGCCCCTTCCGCGGCAGGAGCCGGGAGACACTCACCGGGATCAGTGCCGCAGCCGCCCTCAACCACCCCACTTGGGACATGGGGCCAGTGGTGACCATCAACTCCTCGACCCTCATCAACAAGGGGCTCGAGCTCATCGAGGCCCACCTCCTGTTCGACGTGGCCCCCGAGCAGATCGACGTCGTCGTCCACCCCCAGTCGATCATCCACTCCATGGTCGAGTTCACCGACGGCGCCACCATCGCCCAGGCCTCCCCGCCCGACATGCGCCTGCCCATCGCCCTGGGACTGACCTGGCCCGAGCGTGCCGACCTGTCCGGCCTGGTGGTGCCCAACGACTGGCGCGAACCGGTCAGCTGGACCTTCGAGCCATTGGACGGCGAGGCCTTCCCCGCCGTCGACCTGGCCCGCAGCGCCGTGGCCGCATCAGCCACCCACCCGGCCGTCCTCAACGCCGCCAACGAGCAGGCCGTCGCCGCCTTCCTGGGCGGCGGGCTCGAGTGGCTGGACATCGTCGCGATCGACGCGGCCGTCGTCGGCGAGCACGAGGGGCTGTCCTCCCCGAGCCTCGACGACGTCCTGGCCGTGGAGACCTGGGCCCGCACCCGCGCCGACGAGCTGATCGCGGCACGAAACGGAGGAACGCACTCGTGA
- the ispG gene encoding flavodoxin-dependent (E)-4-hydroxy-3-methylbut-2-enyl-diphosphate synthase yields the protein MTEAIALGIPTMRAQAPVLAPRRPTRKIRVGSLNVGGDAPITVQSMTTTKTHDIGATLQQIAELTASGCDIVRVACPTDKDAEALPIIAKQSRIPVIADIHFNPKYVFAAIEAGCGAVRVNPGNIRKFDDQVADICKAASDAGVSLRIGVNAGSLDKRLLKKYGKATPEALVESATWEAGLFEENDFHDFKISVKHHDVVTMVQAYRLLSEAGRWPLHLGVTEAGPAFQGTIKSCAAFGTLLAEGIGDTIRVSLSAPPVEEVKVGTKLLEFMGLRQRQLEIVSCPSCGRAQVDVWTLAEEVETGLKKITAPLRVAVMGCVVNGPGEAREADLGCASGNGKGQIFVRGQVVETVPEDQVVETLLKHAEAMAAEMAEELGEEALAGTSPMVSAAG from the coding sequence GTGACTGAAGCGATCGCTCTTGGCATCCCCACCATGCGCGCCCAGGCCCCGGTCCTGGCGCCGCGCCGACCAACCCGCAAGATCAGGGTCGGCAGCCTCAACGTTGGTGGAGACGCGCCCATCACCGTGCAGTCCATGACCACCACCAAGACGCACGACATCGGTGCCACGCTCCAGCAGATCGCCGAGCTGACGGCCTCGGGCTGCGACATCGTGCGCGTGGCCTGCCCCACCGACAAGGACGCCGAGGCGCTGCCGATCATCGCCAAGCAGTCGCGCATCCCCGTCATCGCGGACATCCACTTCAACCCCAAGTACGTCTTCGCCGCGATCGAGGCCGGCTGTGGTGCCGTGCGCGTCAACCCCGGCAACATCCGCAAGTTCGACGACCAGGTCGCCGACATCTGCAAGGCCGCCTCCGACGCCGGTGTCTCCCTGCGCATCGGCGTCAACGCCGGAAGCCTCGACAAGCGCCTGCTCAAGAAGTACGGCAAGGCCACCCCCGAGGCGCTCGTGGAGTCCGCCACCTGGGAGGCCGGCCTGTTCGAGGAGAACGACTTCCACGACTTCAAGATCTCCGTCAAGCACCACGACGTCGTCACCATGGTGCAGGCCTACCGGCTCCTGTCGGAGGCCGGTCGCTGGCCCCTCCACCTGGGCGTGACCGAGGCCGGCCCCGCCTTCCAGGGCACCATCAAGTCCTGCGCCGCCTTCGGCACCCTGCTCGCCGAGGGCATCGGCGACACCATCCGCGTCTCCCTGTCCGCTCCTCCGGTCGAGGAGGTCAAGGTGGGCACCAAGCTCCTGGAGTTCATGGGCCTGCGTCAGCGCCAGCTCGAGATCGTCTCCTGCCCCTCCTGCGGCCGCGCCCAGGTGGATGTGTGGACCCTGGCCGAGGAGGTGGAGACCGGGCTCAAGAAGATCACCGCCCCGCTGCGCGTGGCCGTCATGGGCTGCGTCGTCAACGGCCCCGGCGAGGCCCGCGAGGCTGACCTGGGCTGCGCCTCGGGCAACGGCAAGGGGCAGATCTTCGTGCGCGGCCAGGTCGTCGAGACCGTCCCCGAGGACCAGGTCGTCGAGACCCTCCTCAAGCACGCCGAGGCCATGGCCGCCGAGATGGCCGAGGAGCTCGGCGAGGAGGCCCTGGCCGGCACCAGCCCCATGGTCTCGGCCGCCGGCTGA
- a CDS encoding GNAT family N-acetyltransferase encodes MSFLRHRDHGRAQRGADRLTPVPSDQVSGVMSLCDLEPVSAVGLVQQMQRWSRWGRGDVVALGGLAHPVAAAWSVGSLMPFGLAGRPEHGLRAADSGEIWALAEHAGPRLSRRGSVSGPAQDVAAVWGALSEQGQRSRHERWRQPVLTAPHIGGGLVSAHLGRRPSQAWVGQSVRPARPDEEELVLPASVDMFVGELDYDPTVDGPGYRRHVSWLIEQGRSYVVLDDGAGHPIRPGSPRAVAFKADVGALWRSPSGGVAQLTGVWTRPDLRGRGVGAAALAGVVDAVHRDHVGTDGVVSLYVNDYNAAALALYQSLGFRQVGMFATVLL; translated from the coding sequence ATGAGCTTCCTGCGACACCGCGATCACGGACGCGCACAGCGCGGCGCCGACCGTCTGACACCGGTTCCCTCCGACCAGGTGTCAGGTGTCATGTCACTGTGCGACCTCGAGCCGGTCAGCGCCGTGGGCCTGGTCCAGCAGATGCAGCGCTGGTCGCGTTGGGGCCGCGGTGACGTCGTCGCCCTGGGCGGCCTGGCCCACCCCGTCGCGGCGGCGTGGTCGGTCGGCTCGCTCATGCCCTTCGGCCTGGCCGGGCGCCCCGAGCACGGACTGCGCGCCGCGGACTCCGGCGAGATCTGGGCGCTGGCCGAGCACGCCGGGCCCCGGCTGTCCCGTCGCGGCTCGGTCTCAGGACCGGCTCAGGACGTCGCCGCCGTCTGGGGCGCTCTGAGCGAGCAGGGGCAGCGCTCCCGCCATGAGCGTTGGAGGCAGCCGGTCCTCACCGCCCCCCACATCGGGGGCGGGCTGGTGAGCGCGCACCTGGGTCGTCGTCCGTCCCAGGCATGGGTGGGGCAGTCGGTTCGTCCGGCCCGACCGGACGAGGAGGAGCTGGTCCTGCCGGCCTCGGTGGACATGTTCGTCGGCGAGCTCGACTACGACCCCACCGTCGACGGTCCCGGGTACAGGCGCCACGTCAGCTGGCTCATTGAGCAGGGACGCAGCTACGTCGTTCTCGATGACGGCGCAGGCCACCCGATCCGGCCCGGATCGCCCCGGGCGGTGGCCTTCAAGGCCGACGTTGGAGCCCTGTGGCGATCCCCCTCCGGCGGCGTCGCTCAGCTGACCGGCGTGTGGACGCGCCCGGACCTGCGTGGGCGAGGAGTGGGGGCGGCGGCACTGGCCGGTGTGGTGGATGCCGTGCACCGGGACCATGTCGGGACCGATGGCGTCGTGAGCCTCTACGTCAACGACTACAACGCCGCGGCCTTGGCGCTCTACCAGTCCCTCGGCTTTCGACAGGTGGGCATGTTCGCCACCGTGCTCCTGTAA
- a CDS encoding phosphomevalonate kinase translates to MTFQLTSHAGGVVSRAPGKLYIAGEYAVVEPGHRAVLVAVDRFITVRIMPHSRAGGHAGTISSQLYATGSRPWRRRPQDGLAEAVGGEDDYIISAIRLVEALVAEVGGRLRSFDLDISSELDEADGRKLGLGSSSAVTVATVRAVADFYGLAAGDLTVYKLAMLASDTVQPIGSGGDIAASAMTGWVAYTSPDRSWLRRARQRAGVGGSVSDLVESDWPGLSVRRLLPPSLRLQAGWTGAPASTPALVADVQAGSHGANDYAVFLRDSQDCLARLIAAIEDDDAAQIMRQIARNRALLAGLSRISGRTIETAELARLVEIALEHGAAAKSSGAGGGDCGIALCTPATDLIALRAAWETTGIRPLDLSVYSQDSSAVCAADPAEARTDSSTVSPR, encoded by the coding sequence ATGACCTTTCAACTGACCTCTCACGCCGGCGGCGTCGTCTCCAGGGCACCGGGCAAGCTCTACATCGCCGGAGAGTACGCCGTCGTCGAGCCCGGTCACCGAGCGGTCCTGGTCGCCGTCGACCGATTCATCACCGTGCGCATCATGCCCCACTCCCGCGCCGGCGGACACGCGGGCACGATCAGCTCGCAGCTCTACGCCACCGGCTCCAGGCCCTGGCGCCGCCGACCGCAGGACGGCCTGGCCGAGGCGGTCGGAGGGGAGGACGACTACATCATCTCGGCGATCCGCCTCGTCGAGGCGCTGGTGGCCGAGGTCGGTGGCCGGCTGCGGTCCTTCGACCTGGATATCTCCAGCGAGCTGGACGAGGCGGACGGGCGCAAGCTGGGACTGGGCTCATCATCAGCGGTGACGGTGGCGACGGTGCGCGCCGTCGCCGACTTCTATGGCCTGGCCGCCGGCGACCTGACCGTCTACAAGCTGGCGATGCTGGCCAGTGACACGGTCCAGCCGATCGGCTCGGGAGGCGACATTGCCGCCAGCGCCATGACCGGATGGGTGGCCTACACCTCCCCCGACCGCTCATGGCTGCGCCGGGCCCGGCAGCGAGCCGGGGTCGGCGGCTCCGTGAGCGATCTCGTGGAGTCGGACTGGCCAGGTCTGAGCGTCCGCCGCCTGCTGCCTCCCTCCTTGCGGCTTCAGGCGGGTTGGACCGGAGCGCCTGCCTCCACCCCGGCCCTGGTCGCCGACGTCCAGGCGGGATCCCACGGGGCCAACGACTACGCCGTCTTCCTGCGTGACAGCCAGGACTGCCTGGCTCGCCTCATCGCCGCGATCGAGGATGACGACGCTGCCCAGATCATGCGTCAGATCGCGCGCAACAGGGCTCTTCTGGCCGGGCTCAGCCGAATCAGCGGCCGGACCATCGAGACCGCTGAGCTGGCGAGACTGGTCGAGATCGCCCTCGAGCACGGGGCCGCGGCCAAGAGCTCGGGCGCCGGTGGCGGAGACTGCGGAATCGCCCTGTGCACGCCGGCCACGGACCTGATTGCGTTGCGAGCCGCGTGGGAGACGACCGGGATCCGACCCCTGGACCTGTCGGTCTACAGTCAGGACTCATCCGCCGTCTGCGCAGCCGACCCCGCTGAAGCACGCACTGATTCCTCGACCGTCTCCCCCCGTTAA
- the mvaD gene encoding diphosphomevalonate decarboxylase codes for MTVASPASAGFSPAATSTATASANTNIALIKYWGKVDEALAIPATSSLSLTLGGTRTTTTVSFDGGAGAADSVTINGASPSAAELGRVSRFLDLVRTRSGVTTAATVTSRASVPLAAGLASSAAGFAALAAAASRAAGMDLDDRELSRLARRGSGSATRSVFGGLVRWNAGHDDASSYAEPVACEMDLAMVVVVLSEQYKPISSTRAMRATMTTSPLFPAWVEASGKDLQMALEAVRAGDLEQLGEVVEGNALGMHATMIAARPGIVYWLPQTVAALQAIRAMREEGLPVWATIDAGPNVKVLTEGARAEEVAAALRDRLTGTTVSVRHPGGGVRIEEGP; via the coding sequence GTGACTGTCGCTTCCCCTGCCAGCGCCGGCTTTTCCCCGGCCGCCACCTCGACTGCGACCGCCAGCGCCAACACCAACATCGCGCTCATCAAGTACTGGGGCAAGGTGGATGAGGCGTTGGCGATCCCCGCCACCTCGAGCCTGTCCCTCACCCTCGGCGGTACCCGGACGACGACGACGGTCTCCTTCGACGGCGGTGCCGGCGCCGCGGACTCGGTGACGATCAACGGGGCCTCCCCCAGCGCTGCGGAGCTGGGGCGAGTGAGCCGGTTCCTCGACCTGGTGCGCACCCGTTCAGGCGTCACCACTGCGGCAACCGTCACCTCCCGGGCCTCGGTCCCGCTGGCGGCCGGCCTGGCGAGCTCGGCGGCGGGCTTCGCGGCGCTTGCGGCAGCCGCCTCCCGAGCCGCCGGCATGGATCTCGACGACCGGGAGCTCTCCCGACTGGCGCGACGCGGCTCGGGGTCGGCGACCCGCTCCGTCTTCGGCGGGCTGGTCCGGTGGAACGCGGGCCACGACGACGCCTCCTCCTACGCCGAGCCGGTGGCCTGCGAGATGGACCTGGCGATGGTCGTCGTCGTGCTTTCCGAGCAGTACAAGCCCATCAGCTCGACCCGGGCCATGCGAGCCACGATGACCACCTCCCCGCTTTTCCCCGCCTGGGTCGAGGCCAGCGGGAAGGACCTTCAGATGGCGCTGGAGGCGGTCAGGGCGGGAGACCTGGAGCAGCTCGGGGAGGTCGTCGAGGGTAACGCCCTGGGCATGCACGCCACGATGATCGCGGCCCGCCCGGGCATCGTCTACTGGCTGCCGCAGACCGTGGCGGCGCTGCAGGCGATCCGCGCCATGCGCGAGGAGGGCCTGCCCGTGTGGGCAACGATCGACGCCGGCCCCAACGTCAAGGTCCTCACCGAGGGCGCCCGCGCCGAGGAGGTCGCCGCCGCGCTGCGGGACCGTCTGACCGGCACCACCGTCTCGGTGAGGCATCCCGGCGGCGGGGTGCGTATCGAGGAAGGCCCATGA
- a CDS encoding tripartite tricarboxylate transporter permease: MTVSLLLMMVAAILAAVVLYTFIGFIPGTDETGVLAPVTLAIILAGAPPHVVLAFFISAVVTLNLMNGIPTALVGLPGGVMSAPLMDHAMVLRNKGLASDTIRKMAVGSAIGTLISIPLSFLLAGLLLPMADWIKTHSDIVLAAGAVVLALLGKNRILSLVSILPMALLFQALPALYRGAGIIPDKASVNTSFFLGITVGPMLLTLLELLNAKRREELPHGTRTKAELLRSGFGRQALWPGRLITRSEGWWSSAMAAASTPLFILSPVGLTFLLGEASVARQKEDRVPRAQRAVTVMSALTHSTYLAGVIIPLVALGVPISGVSVGPAGPLFNAGSVYTKQHNLHHLLDLPGFIVTVSFGALIAVAITYVIAVRWSSQITYFVMRRIPHEAVLALFVAFVILLAYIDADQKAGLANVFGVLLVGVVCGSLNRLGVAYGVQFMSLYAAPGIVKALAALA, translated from the coding sequence GTGACCGTGAGCCTTCTTCTCATGATGGTGGCCGCCATCCTGGCCGCCGTGGTGCTGTACACGTTCATCGGGTTCATTCCCGGCACCGATGAGACCGGGGTGCTCGCGCCCGTCACCCTGGCGATCATCCTGGCCGGAGCCCCGCCGCACGTGGTCCTCGCCTTCTTCATCTCCGCCGTGGTCACGCTCAACCTCATGAACGGCATCCCGACGGCGCTGGTGGGTCTTCCCGGTGGGGTGATGTCCGCTCCGCTCATGGATCATGCCATGGTGCTGCGCAACAAGGGCCTGGCCTCCGACACGATCCGGAAGATGGCGGTGGGCTCGGCCATCGGAACCCTCATCTCCATTCCCCTGAGCTTCCTCCTGGCCGGTCTGCTGCTTCCCATGGCCGACTGGATCAAGACCCATTCCGACATCGTCCTTGCGGCCGGAGCCGTGGTCCTGGCCCTGCTCGGAAAGAACCGCATCCTCTCACTGGTGTCAATTCTTCCCATGGCGCTCCTGTTTCAGGCGCTTCCGGCCCTCTACCGGGGCGCGGGCATCATTCCGGACAAGGCCAGCGTCAACACCTCCTTCTTCCTCGGGATCACTGTGGGACCCATGCTCCTGACCCTCCTCGAGCTGCTCAACGCCAAGCGCCGGGAGGAGCTGCCGCACGGCACCCGCACCAAGGCCGAGCTGCTGCGCTCCGGTTTCGGCCGCCAGGCGCTGTGGCCGGGCCGCCTCATCACCAGGTCCGAGGGATGGTGGAGTTCCGCCATGGCCGCCGCCTCCACCCCGCTGTTCATTCTCAGCCCGGTGGGCCTGACCTTCCTGCTGGGTGAGGCCTCCGTGGCCCGCCAGAAGGAGGACCGGGTGCCCCGCGCGCAGCGTGCGGTGACCGTCATGAGCGCGCTGACCCACTCGACCTACCTGGCCGGCGTCATCATCCCGCTGGTGGCGCTCGGGGTCCCGATCTCCGGGGTCTCCGTCGGTCCCGCCGGCCCGCTGTTCAACGCGGGCTCGGTCTACACCAAGCAGCACAACCTGCACCACCTGCTGGACCTTCCCGGGTTCATCGTCACCGTGTCCTTCGGGGCCCTTATCGCGGTTGCGATCACCTACGTCATCGCGGTGCGCTGGTCCTCGCAGATCACCTACTTCGTCATGCGCCGGATCCCCCACGAGGCGGTGCTGGCGCTGTTCGTCGCCTTCGTCATCCTGCTGGCCTATATCGACGCCGACCAGAAGGCGGGCCTGGCCAACGTCTTCGGGGTCCTGCTCGTAGGAGTCGTGTGCGGATCACTCAACCGTCTGGGCGTCGCCTACGGCGTCCAGTTCATGTCGCTCTACGCCGCCCCCGGCATCGTCAAGGCGCTGGCGGCGTTGGCCTGA
- the mvk gene encoding mevalonate kinase has product MDRHSSIREGHGQTWAKAILLGEHSVVYGHPAVAVPLQDLRMRATASPTSGPSTLSSLDYSGPLDQAGSRFASVARAFEVAREFSGRLDQAFDITTVSDFPHERGLGSSAAAAGAIIRAVLDACGREAGSDELFALTQMAEQIAHGKPSGLDAAATCSPCPIRFQGGQMRPLSQRIDNASLVIADSGVHGSTREAVGGLRRRYENDPDNIGPRINRLGALTQSAITALDQADAPALGAAMDEAHTVLSELRLSLPILDDLTDAARNAGALGAKLTGGGLGGCVIALVAGEPTTRRVRAALERAGASQTWSYRMRVSEVDE; this is encoded by the coding sequence ATGGACAGGCATTCCTCCATCCGTGAGGGACACGGCCAGACGTGGGCGAAGGCCATTCTCCTGGGTGAGCACTCGGTCGTCTACGGGCACCCCGCCGTCGCCGTACCGTTGCAGGACCTGCGGATGCGAGCCACGGCGAGCCCGACCTCCGGTCCCTCCACGTTGAGCAGCCTGGACTACTCGGGACCCCTGGACCAGGCCGGGTCCCGGTTCGCCAGCGTCGCACGGGCCTTCGAGGTGGCCCGTGAGTTCTCCGGCCGCCTGGACCAGGCCTTCGACATCACCACCGTGAGCGACTTCCCCCATGAGCGCGGGCTCGGCTCGTCGGCGGCGGCGGCCGGCGCGATCATTCGCGCCGTCCTAGACGCCTGCGGGCGCGAGGCCGGCTCCGACGAGCTGTTCGCGCTGACGCAGATGGCTGAGCAGATCGCGCACGGCAAGCCCTCGGGACTGGACGCCGCCGCCACCTGCTCCCCGTGCCCCATCCGGTTCCAGGGCGGGCAGATGCGGCCCCTGAGCCAGCGCATCGACAACGCCTCCCTGGTCATCGCCGACTCGGGTGTCCACGGCTCCACCCGGGAGGCCGTCGGCGGCCTGCGCCGGCGCTACGAGAACGATCCTGACAACATCGGCCCGCGCATCAACCGCCTGGGAGCACTCACCCAGAGCGCGATCACGGCCCTGGACCAGGCCGACGCCCCGGCCCTCGGGGCCGCCATGGATGAGGCGCACACGGTGCTGTCCGAGCTCCGCCTGAGCCTGCCGATCCTCGACGACCTCACCGACGCCGCGCGCAACGCCGGGGCTCTGGGTGCCAAGCTCACCGGCGGGGGGCTTGGCGGCTGCGTCATCGCCCTGGTGGCTGGGGAGCCGACCACACGCCGGGTGCGCGCCGCGCTGGAGAGGGCCGGTGCGTCGCAGACGTGGAGCTACCGGATGCGCGTCAGCGAGGTGGACGAGTGA
- the fni gene encoding type 2 isopentenyl-diphosphate Delta-isomerase, with protein MSHEPTTSQRASRKDEHLELAMRLHGQNRAGAFDDVSFIHHSLPGVSAEQVDIGTTVLGSRWEVPFYINAMTGGTQATAAINASLAEAAAEAGVAIACGSQHVALRDPERSDGFHVIRRRAPDAFVLANVGPTVSPQEAVQAVEMLEADALQIHLNAAQELVMPEGDRDFTGWSEAIAAIAATVPVPVVVKEVGFGLSRRTIEALAHTGVAAVDVAGAGGTDFIAIENERRPRRDLSYLIGWGQPTALCLLESLAVDEPIGLPVLASGGVRSPLDVVRALALGACAVGASGHVLRTLVKEGPEALRRELRTWSDHVRTLMTLLGAADVAQLRRTDVLVTGRTAEQARLLGVDLTRLAHRSEA; from the coding sequence ATGAGCCACGAGCCCACCACCTCGCAACGGGCCTCCCGCAAGGACGAGCACCTGGAGCTGGCGATGCGTCTGCACGGTCAGAACCGCGCCGGCGCCTTCGACGACGTCTCCTTCATCCATCACAGCCTGCCGGGTGTCAGCGCCGAGCAGGTCGATATCGGCACCACCGTCCTGGGCTCCCGCTGGGAGGTCCCGTTCTACATCAACGCCATGACCGGCGGAACACAGGCAACGGCGGCCATCAACGCCAGCCTGGCCGAGGCGGCCGCTGAGGCCGGAGTCGCGATCGCCTGCGGTTCCCAGCACGTGGCCCTGCGCGACCCCGAGCGGTCAGATGGCTTCCACGTCATCCGACGCCGGGCCCCGGACGCCTTCGTCCTGGCCAATGTCGGGCCGACCGTCAGCCCGCAGGAGGCGGTGCAGGCCGTGGAGATGCTGGAGGCCGATGCCCTGCAGATCCACCTCAACGCGGCCCAGGAGCTGGTCATGCCCGAGGGCGACCGTGACTTCACCGGCTGGAGCGAGGCGATCGCCGCCATCGCTGCGACCGTGCCCGTCCCGGTGGTGGTCAAGGAGGTGGGCTTCGGGCTCTCACGCCGGACGATCGAGGCCCTGGCGCACACCGGCGTCGCGGCCGTCGACGTGGCCGGAGCGGGAGGCACGGACTTCATCGCCATTGAGAACGAGCGTCGACCGCGACGCGACCTGTCCTACCTCATCGGCTGGGGCCAGCCGACGGCGCTGTGCCTGCTGGAGTCTCTGGCGGTCGATGAGCCGATCGGTCTACCGGTGCTGGCCTCCGGGGGCGTGCGCAGCCCGCTCGACGTCGTCCGGGCACTGGCCCTGGGTGCCTGCGCCGTCGGGGCCTCCGGGCACGTGCTGCGCACCCTGGTCAAGGAGGGCCCCGAGGCCCTGCGCCGCGAGCTGCGCACCTGGAGCGACCACGTGCGCACGCTCATGACCCTGCTGGGAGCGGCCGATGTGGCGCAGCTGCGCCGCACCGATGTGCTCGTGACCGGACGCACCGCCGAGCAGGCGCGTCTGCTCGGCGTCGACCTGACGCGGCTGGCGCACCGCAGCGAGGCGTAG
- a CDS encoding M50 family metallopeptidase has protein sequence MSTTLAYILGIVILIIGIGVSVALHELGHMIPAKKFGVKVPEYFIGFGPRLWSFRRGETEYGVKAIWLGGYVKLVGMLPPAKPGKPDRRRKDGSLGMVGEARAEALEEIRPGEEHRAFYHLSVPKKLIVMAGGILTNLVLGILLLAIAIGAVGIPGRTTTLSKVEPCVSSNVDENAPCQDSDPAGPASAAGIKAGDRIVSWGGVQVSTWEELQARIAAGGTSPTQVVVESGGATRSVSVTPVEVQRTVRDSQGAPVKDDSGTVRTEARPYVGIAPSLGTVPQSPAKIPGFIGQAVGGTVKAIVTLPVGLYHAVQAGLGMEQRSADSGVVGLVGMGRMAGQATSGGAVGGGEVPLSMRVSSMLVLLGSLNLALFAFNLLPLLPLDGGHVVGACWEGVRRMIAKVQGKPDPGPVDTAKMLPVGQVVFGLLILMALVLVWVDIAAPL, from the coding sequence GTGAGCACCACCCTGGCCTACATTCTGGGCATTGTCATCCTCATCATCGGGATCGGTGTCTCGGTGGCCCTCCACGAGCTCGGGCACATGATCCCGGCCAAGAAGTTCGGCGTGAAGGTACCCGAGTACTTCATCGGCTTCGGCCCGAGGCTCTGGTCGTTCAGGCGCGGCGAGACCGAGTACGGCGTCAAGGCCATCTGGCTGGGCGGCTACGTCAAGCTCGTCGGCATGCTGCCGCCGGCCAAACCCGGAAAGCCGGACCGGCGCCGCAAGGACGGCAGCCTGGGCATGGTGGGCGAGGCACGTGCCGAGGCCCTCGAGGAGATCCGGCCGGGCGAGGAGCACCGCGCCTTCTACCACCTGAGCGTCCCCAAGAAGCTCATCGTCATGGCCGGGGGGATCCTCACCAACCTGGTCCTGGGAATCCTTCTTCTGGCAATCGCCATCGGCGCCGTCGGCATCCCGGGGCGCACGACCACGCTGTCGAAGGTGGAGCCCTGCGTCTCGTCCAACGTTGACGAGAACGCCCCCTGCCAGGACTCCGACCCGGCCGGCCCCGCCAGCGCCGCTGGTATCAAGGCCGGCGACCGGATCGTCTCCTGGGGCGGGGTGCAGGTCTCCACCTGGGAGGAGCTCCAGGCCCGGATCGCGGCCGGAGGGACCAGCCCCACCCAGGTCGTCGTCGAGAGCGGCGGTGCGACGCGCTCCGTGAGCGTCACCCCGGTCGAGGTGCAGCGCACCGTCCGCGACTCCCAGGGCGCCCCGGTCAAAGACGACTCCGGCACGGTGCGAACCGAGGCCCGCCCCTACGTGGGGATCGCCCCCTCCCTGGGAACCGTTCCGCAGAGTCCGGCCAAGATACCGGGCTTCATCGGACAGGCCGTCGGCGGCACGGTCAAGGCCATCGTCACCCTCCCGGTCGGGCTCTACCACGCCGTCCAGGCCGGACTGGGCATGGAGCAGCGCAGCGCCGACAGCGGCGTCGTCGGCCTGGTGGGCATGGGGCGCATGGCCGGGCAGGCCACCAGCGGTGGCGCCGTCGGCGGCGGGGAGGTTCCCCTGTCGATGCGCGTCAGCAGCATGCTCGTGCTGCTGGGCAGCCTCAACCTGGCGCTGTTCGCCTTCAACCTGCTGCCGCTGCTGCCCCTGGACGGCGGGCACGTGGTCGGAGCCTGCTGGGAGGGCGTCCGACGCATGATTGCCAAGGTGCAGGGAAAACCCGACCCGGGACCGGTGGACACGGCCAAGATGCTGCCTGTCGGCCAGGTCGTCTTCGGCCTGCTCATCCTCATGGCGCTCGTCCTGGTATGGGTCGACATCGCGGCTCCGCTGTGA